aaaaatggttgtctgtaaagtcggtttacggaggataattttgcgtgatatcGTCTGcatatacttttatacgttacaatccgtccacaacgttaccatggagatctgtccacaacgtgacactttttcgtacATGCTGCCGGTGTTCATCAATTTATATGATGTCATcacgtcaaaaaaaaaacaaaaatagaggagcttagaaattaattaaaagtcaatacacaaacgggtctaccgcgatagagtttcattgtttttaccttaaatttcgacgtttcagctgagttgcacagCTGGTGCACAGTGGAGGCGGTAGacacgtttgtgtaattaaatatgtgtacaaaacgcgagagttcaAAATACACCGTCTAGGGCGAGGCTCGAAATCGCGACTCTGAATCACCAGCccatcgctctgccaactgagttAACGAGACTTCACCCGGGGACggtgaatatttccaccatatggcgCATATTAATGAAATCTGAAAACGATGTCAACCGATGTCCGTAATCGTTAATACCAAATTAATTTTCAAAGTGGAGGAGGTTCCCAATTCGTCTCAAGGAGAtaaataaaatgagtgacatatataactttgtcagtagaaaaatgtgcaaaatttcaattttctatgggacgatttcACGCCTACATGTTTTAAATTTGCtgctttttttctactgacggaaatggcttgactgACTATAgatatagaaaaataaaaatatagaccGATAGAGAAAAATAAAAAGGAAGAGACAGGCAAAAGAAAAGTACAGACTGTGAGCGACAGAGAGAACATACCTGAACCATCATTACACGACTGCAGGTCTAGTAGACAGTGGTTTTGGAACACGCGTGCTCGCTCCGGGTACGTGTACGCGCATACAGGCGCGTACACCTCCGGACAGCGAACCGGACAGAAGTGGTCGCAGGGGAGGCCGTTGGGGTTTGATGTCATGGCTCTGGGGAATCGGATTCGTTATAAAGcttcaaaaatgtatttaaaaattagTATGAAATCTGTTATTTGCTCGTAATTTGTAGAATAatccaaaaatcgaaaaaaggcAAATGTAGtggcatagctatggttaatatacatgaacttatataaaaatattttccataatgtcagtATCCAAGGAGGAAATTAGGGACTACGTTTGTTGTTACGCAATTTAAGGTTCtacctaaattggacattccatagcgtaagtatggaacaaccattTTAGCTAGTTTCTCCATACAGTCACCAGTATGGAGAAACGGCCGTGCCCTGTCCTCTTAAGaataaatatgtgacgttatcgatgaaaagggaccttattgtcgatggcggttacgccattattaacgatgctccgatataaatacaatgccgcgcgacgctgtgcggcgtaagcgccatcgacaataaggtcccttttcatagataatgccccatataaataACTTGTAACGAATgtgataaaaatgtatttattaatatcCAGTGCTTCCATATTCTTCTTCATAATATTTGCTTTTCCCCTAACCCGTTCTAGACCCTAGTGCTCTTGATAAATACTGCATCATTTTTGATTTGTATTGAGCTTGGCTTGCAATAAGATCGTGCTTGAAGCCATTCGGCCATCTTTCGGCCTTTCTTTGATTGTATTTTCTTGTTGGTATGTTTTTGATTTCGTTATAGTCTCTGGAACAAAATGTACATTTGGATTTTCCTATTTGACATGAATTATGAggaaaattgtcattttttcACGCCAGGTGCCACGCCATTTTACCACCAGCACCACTTGGCTGACTTCTTGGTTAAGGTCTGGCTGGTACTTCAGTCAGCTAGTCTGCTCCCGAGGGAGGGGTGGGAAGTCCCTGCCTATAAGGTAAATTACCGTCTAGAAGCGCTTCGTCGCCCGCTGCTTAGACCACCACCAGCACCACTTGGCTGACTCCTTGGCAAAGGCCTGGGTTGGTACTGCAGCCAGCCAGTCTCCTCCTGAGGGAGGGGTGGGAAGTCCCTGCCTATAAGGTAACTTACCGTCTAGAAGCGGTTCGTCGCCCGCTGTCTGACCACTACCACCAGCACAACGGCTGACTCCTTGGCAAAGGTCGTGCTGGTACTTCAGCCAGCCAGTCTCCTCCTGAGGGAGGGATGGGAAGTCCCTGCCTATAAGGTAAGTTACCGTCTAGAAGCGCTTCGTCGCCCGCTGCTCTGACCACTACCACCAGCACCACTTGGCTGACTTCTTGGTTAAGGTCTGTGCTGGTGCTTAGCCAGCCAGTCTCTTCCTGAGAGAGGGGTGGGAAGTCCCTGCCTATAAGGTAAATTACCGTCTAGAAGCGCTTCGTCGCCCGCTGCTCTGACCACCACCACCACTTGGCTGACTCCTTGGCAAAGGTCTGGGCTGGTACTGCAGCCAGCCAGTCTGCTCCTGAGGAGGCAGGTGGCTGCCTACTCCGTCGCATTGGTCGATTGACACCGTTCTGTACCCTGAAAATtcgcaaataaataacttatgactTATGAAATAGGAAATGATTGGCTAGATTGTATTGAAATACCTGTTAATTATTTCCCGTTATAAACCGTTTCATTCAAAAATCGGtagagttggaccaagaaacgtctgcaacgattttggtagcacacgcagtgcaagtgttattttaaacgccaaacttctatgaaattatgacgtaggaAGGTACAAGTaaaacttgcactgcgtatgctatcaaaatagatacagactttacttggtctaactctaataggctatatgacactatttttattaATGGTATATGTGGATCAGCTAGGTTTGTTCTGAGGATCGCATGTTTGCATTATGGGATTTTTACCACCATATCATTGAAATGGTGAAAGTTTTCTTTATTTCTAAATGTTCTGTTACCGTTTgccgtttctgcttaatacaattttaattctTATTACATAGGTAGGCAAAAAAACTCACTATTATAATCATACCGAAGCCCACAATTCACCTTCCTAAAAAAGCACTCATTCTTAAAAAGCCTATATTTAGGCCTCTTATTCTCCAACTTCACTCCACAGATGGCCTCCAGCACATTCTCGCAGTCTAAATTCTCGCAGTCCATGGGATTCTCGTAGGCCTCCTTGTACTCTTTGACGGCTTGTTCTATTTTCTCGTCGTCTAATTCGTGTTTTATCTTCTCTTCCGTTCTTTCGTCGTTCTTTCCCGGTTTGAAGACGACGCCGCCTTCGGGTGGTTCTGAAATTAAtgatattataaattttattcgtTCCTTAGTTGTATCAATGACAGTATTATATCTTTCTCACTTAGCAATGTGCCAaagtgaattttcaaaaattgctaATTTCCCATGAAATGTTCTCGGTATTTTGTTCTGCACGTTTATTGCCAAACCTTCTTACAGATAGTTTCGATTCCTATGACACTTAAAATAGACGCCAATGAGTAACGTAAATGTTAAATGAAACAGTCGTCAACAATTTAGAATATTAAACTCTAATCTGAACGGGAACTTTCTAAGTGGAATAATTGCATGAGAATTTTCTCATGAAGGTTTCCAGAAATTTTGAGAATGTTCTGCAACTTGCACTTTGCTAgctgtaggtattttataaagGTCAATTTACCTGTCTCCGTCTTATACCGCTCATTAATGACGTCTCCGACCGCGACGCGTTCCATCATGTTCTTTACAAAGCACGTCTTTCTTAAGCCCGTCCTTTATAAAGGCAAAATTACCTGTCTCCGTCTTATACCGCTCATTAATGACGTCTCCGACCGCGACGCGTTCCATCATGCTCTTTACAAAGCACGTATTTCTTAAGCCCGTCCTTTACAAAGGCAAAATTACCTGTCTCCGTCTTATACCGCTCATTAATGACGTCTCCCAGAGCGACGTGGCCCTTCGTATTCTTTACAAAGCATATACTTCTGTCCTTTTGACGACTGGTccggcctagtgggtagtactgcctgttaaggtgacggtagaggtgggtaaattttcagattctgtcaatttaccccatttcacacacaagcgcacttcacgcacactacctcactttactgggacaggtcattgacccatcaagtttttttaggattgcgttttgagtttagtgttaaccactgacctcttttgaggaacagaaactgtaaaaacgttccattgaaagaagaaagagaaacaatacattaaatcttgctctccttgtctgttcatgtcacacgtgacgtatttaaattctaatttaattcatttgattgttaactattttctgcatattatggctttgtcgagatacgcgttttgtaaagttaaaccgaataaacccagatgtcattaagtcagatgtaaaatgttatttactactctatacggttattcataaggcgaaaaatcaattcaattaaaaatttaaataaataaagtttcggcagggtggaaatttaattaaggccgacaaaataaaatttaataatatatgtcggctgatgtacccctaagatctttacagatttacttgtacgagtatcctatattcgttatttattttgctattaaatttataaaattaaaataaataattaaatattatactggcattccaccgctattatttcagtgctgaactgattatcttcgatcgtagccttgatgatgtagttgtacttacacttacggcggtaggagcggcaatgaaccccgcgcagcgtagaacgagaggtgcgttgggataagtgcatatacatataattcttcgtgcgtctgtctgtctgtccgtccgtctgtcacagtctattttctccgaaactactggaccaattcagttgaaatttggcacacatatgtaaatttggcacacaaatgtaaatttgtgacccaaagatggacgtgtaacgtaaataaaatgtattttagagaatttgaaatacggtagccatttttggggggggtaaatgaaaaaattaaaaaatatgttttttaaactatatagtgttacatatcaaataaaagagctcattgtaagaatctcaaacataactttttttataattttaggattaatagttcagcagttattcatgaaaataggcaaaaaatgatcattctccgcccactttctccgaaacaactggatctaaaattttgaaaaaaatacacaaagtagttctttacctatatatgtcaggaaaatctataagaaatgtgcagtcaagcgtgagacggacttaatatacggaacccttagaatgcgagtccgactcgcacttgtttttgtttagctcttattaggtttaaggagttttatgagtgaaaaaagaagttttttgttttatgtgcccgcgttattgccgatcgattgtgttttaaacgataattagacaaaaaaacttgtttttcacccaacgaatatagatccccatgacacatcttccaagtcgcctttggataggcttaattttaaaaataattgaaataatgttctatatcattcatacttgcaaaaaaagactaaaaataatttacgtgaccaatgcttattattagtaaatatcttacaatttaatatctgatatatcacacgatacaaaaaaatggccgcaaagttaaaagtttatttatttacgttactagtccatctttggatcaccgactctttgtcatatgtgaaaaatgtgtaccaaatttcaattgaattagtctattaggggcagacacacgagtgatcataaaagggattttttttttgaatgatttgtatgtacttaccccaacgcacctcacgttccacgcggcgcagcgtaatcagtaagtacctaataattattgtccgaccgaaacacaaatttctgtatatataaatattgttgtcctacttgctcgccaacttttggtctttgtcacatagtttagtttcataatatgaagtactatttcgtatgtttcggccaggccgaaagattcggccgttttttggccgaaaccgaaactacggccgaaacatgattttatggccgaaaccgaaaccgaaaccgaatcttcggtcggacactacgaataatcacaatggtcttaagtaccacagaccctactgtcgcttaagtcctttatgccaatctctgcctattagaacttataaaaaaaaaagaaaccgagtaattatatccaactaccgaacctgcttacaaattttctcgagatatttgagaaatgtgatatgcaaaggagaacattcgaacaaacgaaagtatttttgcccaagctgaaacggagaccttcgcctacgctcggtcagtgatggtttaggtacagtcagctgcaggtcacccctgcatagaagattgtatgcaggggtggtatcttttctctgcagctgactgtacacctataaaaaattgttgtacctgctgcaattttataccggtaccgtactttatatttcaacaggtatagtaccttcaaaacgaagcggtattgataaataataacggtaccgtaccgcctataaataataataataattcagcctatatacagggtggtccaaaccttgacgaccaaaaattttttttagattcctcacgtcgtgggctatcagaatatacccccatgtatgttagccgatttttcgtagttatcgagttatgattttttttttacttttaacttttcatatgaaattccggggttcccatacagagtggctaaaaaataactgcatttccgttgccagggaggttttgggattatactgagcaacttttacaatggggccaaccccgaaaccgcgaaaaaaaattacccttccatagaaaatggactagccaaaatgtataaaaagccaatttttttttcgcgatttcggggttggtcccataataaaagttgctcagtataatcccaacacctccctggcaacggaatgcagttatttttcagccactctgtatgggaaccccggaatttcataggaataagaataagaatagaataagaataagaattgtttattgccacatacatgaacataaaatagagttagaattacttacataataaaataaaacagttgttatcatatacaaaacaaaagtgagaagatctttgtattaggcacagggttccagtctcagcgtgtgccgggcctaggtgcccggcgctggttttcagaccggtcccagactaaggacggtcggagaatattacctacataggaaaagttaaaagcttaaaaaatcataacttgaaaactacgaaaaatcggctaacatacatatggggtacattatgatagcccacgatttttggacgtcacggtttggaccaccctgtatagacaataatctcaacgctagcccaatgcggattggggacttcacacacagctttgaatttcttcgcaaatgtatgcactacgagtatgcaggtttcctcacgatgtttcctccttcaccgaaaagctagtggtaaatatcaaatgatatttcgtacataagttccgaaaaactcattggtacgagccaggataccaatgagtttttccttaccgcttataccgtaaagaaataatgcagtctctgctttgcacgattattgtgtggacataattcttataatcaccgaaacatacatacctctacgcacagaatgtcattgaaataaaacattgttttttatagtaaattaatataacattcgatttatacacataacaataagcaggccaggccgcagcgatattggcctgtaagcttcatctcggtctccaaatccgcaaaactcgctggtactaaatgctgatcttgccgttattaattatcttgattcttgaagattatcagaacagcacgttacgtaatcgcatacatagacggaacgaacgtcaacaaagtaggtgtagacactgcaagtctttaggtattaaacgaattacgcttcgtattaatagatgagtaatatttaaatgaacatataatattctctaacataaatacaagattacaattaattgacatcaaaagtcattgacgtacagaagtcatatacatttttataatgacgcaaaattgataccagcataatgaaaatcaatcccaatcagtaaaacgagtctttaaacttttttcattttaagcgggttttgaaggaacaagttacttaaattcgattgtaatcgtattgttttaggataatttactgctgttttcgaccgttacgacccgtaaataacaacaactcacatttaaaatttgactggagctcgacgtgattatatttatttaccctattttatgaaatacaatttatctactggtatacattttcgtatgcgtatatgatgaaatgtctttattaatgtcaaaaacgagctatgacgatgtacacgtctgcttcgatgcaaggccaacggccatctgactcgaagaagagttttgagtgatgtcgtcaatgtatggaaattatacgaaagtttacatttgggattgaatttctgtgttgtatttgtgagtaaaaatataagtagataataatctggtagtttagttaactagccttcaaaatcccacaacaactcaattactgtcaaagacaaaactgtaatgcgtcttgctcaaacggaactccatattttgatttttggacacttttagtgtcgatttgtagagaattacaggaaataaaaaaaaatatggcgtgaagagccggtacacggcttcttcgtgaacagatttgcgtataatttaatgcagttattaatcattcattgaacaaattgattgcacaaagtgaggtctaaatcgaaaacgtcatataccgtccccttaagctgcggtcctgggttcgaacagtcaatctgtgtaagagtatcctataatatttatttatttatttatttactttataaagGTCAATTTACCTGTTTCCGTCTTATACCGCTCATTTTTGACGTCTCCAACCGCGACGCGTTCCATCATGTTCTTTACCAAGCACGTCTTTCTTAAGCCCGTCCTTTACAAAGGCAAAATTACCTGTCTCCGTCTTATACCGCTCATTAATGACGTCTCCAACCGCGACGCGTTCCATCATGTTCTTTACAAAGCACATATTTCTTAAGCCCGTCTTTTACAAAGGCAAAATTACCTGTCTCCGTCTTAAACCGCTCATTAATTACGTCTCTCACAGCGACGTGGTTCTTCATGTTCTTTACAAAGCATATACTTCTGTCCTTTATAAAGGCAAAATTACCTGTCTCCGTCTTATACCGCTCATTAATGACGTCTCCGACCGCGACGCGTTCCATCATGTCCTTCACAGAGTACTCGTCCCCCCTGGCCCTCCCGGCCCTTCTGAAACTTTGGGCATCGCTGTTGCCTGACGGTATGAACACTACGTCATTGCCGGCTTCAGTGGCGGCAGTCTGAAAGCAGGCAACAATTATCTGCCTGGAggcttattctgattgtaataaaagGTTATGATCGGGATTTGTTGTGGTCGTTATGGATTTGATTTGTCAATCCATAACTAGACCCCGTAATAAGCTATCGGTTTTACACTTTAATattaatgagcaaaaaacaaaggaattaatCACGAGGCAATAATTAAAGGAATTAATAACTATCAAGATGGCGCTCGAACCGGAAGTCCCGTCACTTTCAGATACTGACTGTTAAATAACAGTCTAGGGGcctaagcccgtaccatgagttactgacagtgtcaaaactgacatatacgctatccagaacgtaatttactttctatacatctcgctcgcactaatatgcgagtacgagcgagttgCATAGAAAGTAtatattacgttctcgatggcgtttaatgtcagtgccaaactggtggggTAGCCACACTGGTCGAGGGCCTAGCCAagcccatggtataataatatactccgcctggtactctattccgagattcgcgaatgacctaactggcacttgcctacgtcatcatgctgtttacaggttctcaaactttaaaatgtgggagaattttaaccaacagtgaaaattattttaacggcattaattttaagttattcatgtagaaacatagtaaaataaaacaaatctatactgcacttttcactcctactcttacagttccgaatagagcagccaaccattttcgtaacaaaacattaattacgaagcttacgacgtgaaaagtttggaaaacactgcgactgctgacactgagcgagaaggaaataacaattaacacgcgttcgacaaggacggtcggtcagggacaaaatggcggattgtcaaatgtgacagcgctatcctgtgttgccagtagtgtaaacagaattacccgaacgtctgaaatttcttttgtgaatcggaagatattgctaacgaataattaaaaatgacgtgttattgtaaaatttaagataaaatacatataaatgaaaattattaaattataaagaaataaattaacttattaaccatagatataaatgatataatgtacccatgtaacatgttatgttgaaataaagtggcaatgttattgtgacgtaggcaagtgacactctgggaagagaagaccatgttttattagaccatggccAAGCCAGAAAGCTTCTAGAAACGCACAACGCACAATTCATGAAATAAGACTATAGGCCCTATAGACTTATTTCATAtagtatagggtatttgactagtagtcaaatcagtttcttttttcgatctGTCAAAACGATGTTACTACTGTGAAATTtatatcaaacactagcatgtgacgtcacaatcaaattactcactctttatagttttatacgtgttttaaaatagaaagtgtgtctaaaaataactgctgtctacgtttctctaaatcttctggtgctttatttcatgcatggtgtaaaataatatattttaaatataggtagtcAAATATCCTATTTCTTGTCACCATTAAATAGGGTaagtgcgttagttttcgtccagctctagttttcgtccacttgacgaaatttgaatataaacctaaatttctgcacaaatttggacttattgcaatcttTAATATCgagataatatatttatttacaaaaaaaatatgtttctcaaGTAGCAAATCAAGTACctatcaaaaatattatttgctaatatgtcaagtggacgaatactagagcatggacggaaactagcacaatggccCTATACACTCTGAGTCTTAGTGGTGCCAAGTTTGCCATTAGATTGTGGCGGTCAAAGCAATTTATTGTCACTGAATGCATTTTAGACTTTTTTGCTTAAGTTGTTGTTTTTTCTTAATGGCGagcctttttttttcaatgcattATTTTCCCGATTTCCCTTGAGAAGgttaaacagattttttttaataaacaaaaggGAGTGGAGCTcgcaataattttctacaatttcttgtcggactattaCAATATGAGTGCTCAGTGTATGTCTTTCAGACAATAACATTAAGTTTTTCATAATAAAACAATCGAAAGTTATAAATCTTTCCTAATATTATTGCAATATTCTGCCGCTAAAGTGCAGCACCGTgttagcacccatcgtaaaccatagagtggcatagagtaacttatacatactgtgccttaatgTTTTTTGTAGAATTTCCACagccaataaaatatgacattgatacttACAAAgattacaaagggcctaccgggaaagcgaaaatcgaaactcagctatttgcctctttatcgcttaaatatggaagagtgatagataggttagataacaaaatttcgactatCTCATTTGctgtagacccttagattgtgactgattgtgCCAGTGGCGCCTCCTAGAGTTTcgctttcgcgtaatattccctattatcaGGTTAACCTAtatagcaaattaaaaaattaccGTCTGCTCCAAATAATCCGAATCATTCGCCTCTTTCTCTTCTCTCTCGCTCTTCAGTTTGTCTCCCTTCCTCTCCCCCCCACTATTCCTCCCCTTCTCATTCCCCTTTCTGAAATCCACCGGTGTTTGTACGTCCGAGTGTCCCATGTATGTGGTGATGACGTCAGAAGTGTTGTATGCCATGTGGCCGGCTTCGATAGGCAGAAATGTTGTTAGAACGAGTAGTAGGTACAACATTGTTGCAGTGAATGGAGTTATTGTTGTGAAATGTATGGTCGGCATAATAGGGATGtaatctgtaaaaaaaataggGGTCATCTACACAGATCAAGCCCCAAACtataagcaaagcttgtactaggGGTGCTAGGCacgttgcggaagagtacttcggcgttcctgggacctcgccgtatagcagcgaggcggcaacagaggggttttagtgggtaaacctggggtctcattagcccacaacagggagtcccacataaccatcccggcccgtccccgcgccatgcgtaaagcatttcccctcttaaaaaaaaccggccaagtgcgagtcggactcgcgcacggagggttccgcaccatcaacaaaatgaCATGACAATTGCGGCTTATCAAGTATTAATTTTGATAGATGTGTCTCCGCGAGAAGTGGCACAAAAATGAagcaaaagagaaaaaaatgtttttcatccAAGTTCAAGGAAATGAATGTCTGTAAAAATATGCATTATAAACCCCATTTTATGCT
Above is a window of Cydia amplana chromosome 26, ilCydAmpl1.1, whole genome shotgun sequence DNA encoding:
- the LOC134660198 gene encoding uncharacterized protein LOC134660198 — encoded protein: MAYNTSDVITTYMGHSDVQTPVDFRKGNEKGRNSGGERKGDKLKSEREEKEANDSDYLEQTTAATEAGNDVVFIPSGNSDAQSFRRAGRARGDEYSVKDMMERVAVGDVINERYKTETEPPEGGVVFKPGKNDERTEEKIKHELDDEKIEQAVKEYKEAYENPMDCENLDCENVLEAICGVKLENKRPKYRLFKNECFFRKVNCGLRYDYNRYRTVSIDQCDGVGSHLPPQEQTGWLQYQPRPLPRSQPSGGGGQSSGRRSASRRAMTSNPNGLPCDHFCPVRCPEVYAPVCAYTYPERARVFQNHCLLDLQSCNDGSVWHERALSECAGDVRAEVHERAAFIGWMQRMGILDKKGHLVM